TCCCGATCGGGACCAAGCCAACACGAGTGTGGGTGCCGTTACAGGTCATCCGGTGACCAAAGCCTCGCCGAAATTAAAACTCATTTTTCGGCGGCAGAGAACCCGGACAGCCCTCCACCGCGGTCAGCAGTCGTCGCCACGAATTCGCAAGGACGCGGCCAATATAAGATAGCCGGCCCGCTCATGCAAGCAGAATCCGCCGCAAACAGAAGCTGAATGTTGGCTCGGCCCTTGGAAATGGGCTACGGCGTCTGACGGCAAGCCTGTGGAAAACTTGTGCGGACGCCCCGCCTGGGCGAGCTTGGCTCAGGAGATGAGCGGTTCCAGCAGCCGCTCGTCGATTTCGAGAGTGACGCCTTGGATATTGATCTCGACGTCGATGATCAGCCGGGAGCCGGAGCAATACGAGGCCACCGTCCCTTCGACTCCGGCAAACACGCCGCTCCCCACGCGGACACGACTTCCGCACGAGAAGCGCGGCCGCGCCACCTGCGTGGCCCGCGGCATGCTCCTGACAAGCGTGTCACCGCCGTCGCGCGGCGGCAACAAGCTGGCAATCCGGTTGGTACTCATAGCGCTGCCTGTTTCTTCTTTCGCTCGCGGGCTGCCCTGGCCGTCCGCAGCATCCGATAATCATAAAGCGCCGGGAGTCAGACGCAATACGCCATAAAGCTGAATCCGCTACCGGAGCGGCGAATAATCGGTGGCCTGCATGAACAGCGATTTCACGCCGTCTTTTTCCGTGAGCGGCCCGCCCGCTTTGTCTTCCGACGCTTCGCGGGCCGCGATCCAGTCAGGGTCGGTGCGAAAGCCGGCGAACGATTTTTCGGCCGCGGCCTTGCTGGCGTGCGCCAGAATGTAGACCAGCGTGCGGCCCGAGCCTTGCTGGTCGGGAAGCACCGTCCAATAAGCGATGTTCGTCATGCCGTGCTTGGCAAACAGCTTCATCGTGTGATTTCGGAAGCGGTCGGCGAGCGCGCCCAAGTTGCCGGGCGTCGTCGTGTAGATGCGCAGCTCGAAAATGCGATTGCCGTCGGTCGAGGGCTTGATGGCGGGCGAGTAGTCGGTGGCCCGCAAGAAACGCGACTCGACCTTTTCAACCAGCTTGCCGTTGACCTCGCTTTCACGCTGCGCTCGCTGCCATTCGGGGTCGGCGACGAACGCCTTCCAGGCCTGCTCGCCGGCCTCGCGGCTTGTGTACGCCAGAAAATAGATCAACTTGTTGTCGGGGTTCTCCAGCGGCACCCAGTAGCCCACGTTGGTCATGCCGTGCTTCTCGAAGATTTTCGTCGTGTGATCGCGAAACCGGGCGTGCAGAGCGTCGAGCTTGCCCGGCGCCGCCCAATAGGTGCGCATTTCGAACACGCGTGGATCGGTCTCGGCGGCGGAAAGCGTGGTGGCGAGCATAGCGACCCATCCCCATAGCAACGTGCGGCACAAAAGCATGAAGGCGTCTCCCTGAAGCATTGGCGTGCGGTTTGCCCGATTGTAGCCGCTGGCGCGGGCCGCCGCCACGGTTCGGCCGCGTGCTACGCCCCTTCTTCGCGCACGCTGAATTCCAGCTTCCAGCGGTGATCGGAGATCGTGCTCTGACACCACAGTTCGAACATCCCCAACTCGGTGATCTTCGAGTGGAACTTCACCGGTGCATAGCCTTCTTCCGTGTCTTCGCCCGCCGGCAGCGTGGCCGTGAGCGGATCGGTTTCCACCAGTTCGGCTTCGGTCCAGGAGCTGAGCAGCGTGCCCGGCCGGTCTTCTTTACGCACCGCGGAACTGAAGAAGCGGAACTGCGCCGGCTCGCCGACGATCAGGCCGATCTCGTCGCTGGCCACGTCGGTCTCTGTGCCTTCTTCCATGCCGAAGGGCACGACGCACAGTGCCCGCAACGGCCGCGGCGCTCCGGGGATGGCCAGCCCCGCCGTTTCAATGCCCACGTAGTACGACCGCGCCGTCCCGCCGCGAATCCGCACCGCCTTGCGCTGCTTGGCGAAGCCGTAGTAGGCGGCGCCGCGGGCCACGGCATAGTCGAGATCCTGGTTGCCGGCCATGCCCTGCGGCGGCGATTGGTCGGCGAACCAGCTCGCCATCACGCCGAACAGCTGCTCGCGCAGCAAGGTCGACTTGAACACGCCGCCGTTGAAGAGCACGTGCGTCGGCCGCACCGCCCGGCCGCCTTCGCCTTGCGACCGCAGGAAGGCCGCCAGGTGGCGCGTGATGGCCGTGTCCGATTCGAACGGCAGCCCCAGCTCGCGGAATCCGCTGGCCCGCCGCGGCGCCGGGCCATCTTCCAGCCCACATTGCGGAAAGAAGCCGTCGGCCAATAGCGTGCCGGCCGCCTCGCGCTCGACCTCGACTGACACGGTTCCTTTTATCAGCTTGCTGCCGCGGCCCAGCACGGCGATGGGATGCTTTTTGGGTCCGTCAACGGCGAGCAGGGTTTCTTTGGCATTGCGGCAGGAGTGCCACAGGGCCACCGATTGCCAGGGGTCGAGCTGCACGCCCTTTTCTTGGAAGGCCGCCGCCGCGAAGTGAGCCAGGGCCAGATCCATGTTGTCGCCGCCGACCAGGATGTGGTTGCCCACGGCCAGCCGCTCCAAGGCCAGCTCGCCCGACTCTTCGGTAACGCCCACCAACGTGAAATCGGTCGTTCCGCCTCCCACGTCGCAGACCAGCAAGCGGTCGCCGACCTTCATTTGCTTTCGCCAACGATCGCCTTGATCGGCCAGCCAGGCATACACGGCCGCCTGCGGCTCTTCCAGCAGCACCACGTTTTCGGGCAGGCCGGCGGCCAGGGCCGCTTCGCGCGTCAACTCGCGGGCGGCCGGATCGAACGAGGCGGGCACGGTGAGCACCACATACTGCTCGGCCAGCGGCGCGCCGCGAAAGGCCGCCTGCCAGGCCGATGCCAGATGCGCCAGGTAACGCCTGGAGGCTTCCACCGGCGAGACTTTGGGCACATCGGCCGGCGCGTTCCAGGGCAAGATGGCCTGGTGCCGGTCGACGCGGCTGTGACAGAGCCAACTCTTGGCGGCCGCCACGGTGCGCGTGGGTACCTCGGCCGATTGCCGCCGGGCCAGCTCGCCCACCGCGTATTCGCGCTTCTTCTCCCAGGGCAAATCGAAGTTCTTGGCCTTGGCGTCGGCGTCGGTGCCCAGGTACATGAACGACGGCAACAGCGGCCGCTCTTCCACAGTGGCCGGCGCCACAAGCTGCGGCACGGGCAGCAGTTCCACGCGCGGCTCATCGGCCTCCAGGGCGCAATAAGCCAGCGCGCTGTTGGTGGTGCCCAAGTCGATGCCCACAACGTATTTCGCGGTCATGCCACCTCCAACACGGCCGGTGCGATCACCAAGGCGGCGTCTTGCGTGCCGGTCCATTCGGCGAGCGCGCACCGCGTGGCTTGCCAGCCATGATGGGCCAGCGTACCGCGAAACGGCGGCTGCTCCGGCACGCGGCCCGCCAGGCGATAGCGCGCGGCGTCGAAATCGCCCGACAGCTCGACGGGGGTTCCTTCAGCCTCCTCGCGGACCGGCTTGAGCGCGAACACCCGTTCGAGCAGGGCGGCGCAATCGCGGTGGACGTCGCGCACCGCGGCCCCGATCTGTTCGTCGCTGTATCCGGCGATCGGCTCCTGAAGGAAATCGACCAGGCGGGCTTCGCGTTGCAGCATGGCCAAGAGGTTCAGCGCATCGCTGCGGGCGGGGGCAGGTTTGGGCTTCGCCGCGATCTTCGGCGCGGCGACCGCTGCCGCAGGGGCCGGCGCGGCCTGAGCGAGCAACGGCCGCAGGCGTTCGGCCAGCGCGGCGTCGAGCAGGACGCGGAAAAACAGACGGAAAGCCAGACCGATTCGTCCCACAGTGTTACCTCGTGCCGGAAAGGGGCAATCCCGTAATCGAACCCGTAGACCCCCGAATTGTCAATTGGCAAGGTTTGCTTGCACATTCGGGTTCTTACGCGGCCTCAAACATCCGCAGGGGCGGCGCCAGGTCGTACGCTGCCTGCGCGTTGCCGCCGGGCCTGGGATGCTCGCGGCGGACGGGGCTGTCGTCAATTTTTCGGCTGCCCGACTCGGCCCAGGCTTCGGCTTCCAGCGTCAGGCGGTTCAACAGCCGCTCGACCTGCAGGCGGTAATGCTCCAGGCCGTCGCGGTCGAGGTCGGGCGGCAACTGAATCTCGGGACTCACCACGCCGCGGGCACGCGAAAACGGACGCGGCACGGCAAACTTGTCCCAACTCCGCACGCGCCAAGGGCGGTCGTAGCCCAGGCCCAACAGCACCAGCGGCATTTGCAGCTTCGAGGCCAGATATACCGGTCCCGGTGCCAGCACCCGCCGCGGTCCTTTCGGACCGTCGGGCGTGATCGTCAGGTTCATGCGCTGGCTTTTGGCCAGCAACTCTCGCAGCGCGGCCGCGCCGCCCCGGCGGGTCGAACCGCGCACGCACTCGAAGCCGAAGTGGTACGCCACGCGGCTCAGGATCTCGGCGTCGCGGTGCCGGCTCAGCAGCATCGCCAAGTTGCAGTGCCCGCGCATCACCAGCGGAATCAGAATGTACTCGTGCCAGAAAATGTAAATCTTCCGGCCCGAGCAGTCCGGGTGTACGGGGTCGACCGCCGGATCGTAATAGGCGACGCGGTAATCCAGCGTCGACATCCAGCCGCGAATGGCCGAGGTCGCCAACAGTCCGGCGAACTTAACGGCGAGCGGGTTGCGAATTTTCATGTGGCGTCCATTCCCCGGAAAACACTTCGACCGCCGGCCCGGTCAGATACACATGGTCGTTGTCGGCCCAGTCAAGCTCCAAATCGCCGCCGGGCAAGTGGGCCAGCAGCTTGCGGCCCGTGACGCCCGCCAACACGCCGGCCACACAGACCGCGCTGGCCCCCGTGCCGCAGGCCAACGTTTCGCCCGAACCACGCTCCCAGACGCGCATCCGCACCTCGCCGGGCGAAATCACCTCCACAAACTCGGCATTCACGCGCCGCGGAAAGTGCGGATCGACCTCGATCTTCGGCCCGATGCCCAGCACCCACTCGTCGGTAAGCCGATCGACGTAGGTGACGCAATGCGGATTGCCCATCGACACGCAGGTAACTTGCATGTCGCGGCCGGCAACGTGCAGTGCCGCCCGCACAACCGGGTCGCCCGGCAAGCTGGTCGGTATCTCGGCCGCCTTGAGAATCGGCCGCCCCATGTCGACGCGGACCCGTTCGACCAGCCCGTCGGCCAGTTCCAGGTCGAGTGTCAGCACGCCCCGCCCGGTTTCGATGGCCAGCGTCTTTTTTTTCGAGAGCCCGTGGTCGTAGACGTATTTCGCCACGCACCGCACCCCGTTGCCGCACATTTCCGATTCCGAGCCGTCGGCGTTGAACATGCGCATCCGCGCATCGGCCTCGTTCGACGGGCAAATCAAGATCAGGCCATCGCCGCCCACGCCAAAATGGCGGGCGGAAATGGCCACGGCCAAGGCGGCCGGGTCGGGAGGCAGCGGCTCGACGAAGCAGTCAACATAGACATAGTCGTTGCCCGCCCCTTGCATCTTGGTGAAACGCATGCTGTGATTCATCGGCTGGAACCGACCGTCTTTCTGTAAACGCCCGATCTTAAAGGGTTTGGCGTCGCGGAGCAAATGCAGTAATGAAGGGCGTTCGACGATGGGCGACTCACTTCGAGGAGCATGAACGACACCTCGCCCAGCCGCAATCGCTGCGACGGGCGAAGTTCGGCCGATTCGATGCGCGTCTCGTCGATGAAGGTGCCGTTGCGGCTGTTGAGGTCGACCACCTTCACCCGCGTGCCTGTTGACGGCACAAAGCGGAGATATTCTCCCTCGGAGAGAGCGAATCCCCGGTGACAAGTCGAAAAGATTCGGTCCCACGCCAACGGCGCGGTAGAACACAGGGAGCCACGCAGGCGGACGACTGCAACCGATCCAACCCAAGCCAATCGCGAGATAGAACAAAGGATGTCTTGGTTCCGAGCCTCTTAGCCTCTTGGTTCCGAGCCGGGGCCATGGCATCCGCCGTTCCATCACGGCGGAGCGTGACGCCTACGTTACGCCGGGACGCGAAACACCCCAAGCGCTGTTCGATCACAGTCCGGGAATCTCGATCTTTTCTTCCTGGGCCGCCTTGCGGAGCTTGCTCAAAGCTCGCGCCTCGATCTGACGCACGCGCTCTTTGGTGACGCCCATTTCCGCTCCCACTTCCTTGAGCGTCAACGGTTCTTGTCCGCGCACCAGCCCGAAACGGCTGATGATGATCTTCTGCTCGCGGTCGTCAAGCCGCTCCAGGATTTTGCCGATCTGCTGCTCGCGCTGCTCCTGGGCGTGCTCTTGCTCGTACTGGTCGGTACGCACGTCTTCCGTGGCCGAAAACATCTCTTCGTTGCTGGTGCGGAACCGGTCGCGCCGCCGCAGCTCGTCGGGAATGGTCCGGGCAAAATTCTTCATAATGGCCCAGCTTGCATAAGTGCTGAACTTGTTGCCGCGGCCGAAATCGAATTTTTCCACTGCCCGCATCAGCGACATATTGCCGTCGCTGACCAACTCGAAGAAGTTGTCGACCGGCCCCACGTGCCGTTTGGCGATCGAAACCACCAACCGCAAATTGGAGCGAATGAGCAGGTTCTTCACCGCCACGGCTTCTTCATAAAGCTGCTCGATCTGGTCCATCAGGCCGCTCTTGGGCCGCGTCGGGTCGAGCTCTTCACGCAGTTTGCTGGCCTTATGCTTCAGAAAGTTGAACTTGCGGAACAAGTAGACTTCTTGCTCGCGGGTCAACAGGCTGACTTCGTACAGGCTGGCCAAATAGGGGGGCAAGCCGGTGGGCAGCCGGCCCTTTTTGGCCGGGCCGGGGGCTTCGGGCATCTCGCCCAGGCAGACCGCGTCGGCGTTGGCCTTGCGAAACAGGTCGTTGTCGATGTAATCCAGCGGCAGCTCCATGATCCGCGCCGCCCGCATCTCGTTCAGGATGCGATAGATGCTCGTCTTCGTGCGGCCATATTCCTTGGCCAGGGCATCAACGGAAACGCCGCGGCGATACTGCTGGTCGATCCGCCGCTTGGTCTCGTCCGAGAGCGGGCCGCTGTTTTCCGGGAACACCGCCAATTCGGGATGCTCGGCATCGAACGCCTTGAGCGTGTAGCGGATCGTTTCGACGCTGCGACCCATCCGCTCCGCCAGGCGACGAGTGACTTCGGCGGGCTGACCGCCGGCACGGGCCAGACGTCGGGCACGCTCGACGATGTTCATCCGCTCATCTTCGCTAAGCTGGCTGAATCGCGCACCGCGGCTGACCCGCTGCTCGTTCTTCTTCACGAAGCGGTCGACCGAGCTCTGCAAAAAGCCGAGACGCTTGCGGCCGTCGAACATGAATCGCCGGCTCACCAGGCCCTGCTGCCGCCAACGCGAGATCGTCTTGGTCGAGACTTTGAACTGCTGGCTCAACTCTTCAACGGTCAGTACCTTCTCTCCCACCGCGTCGGCGGGAAGATTGGCGGCGTCCGACACGTCCTCGACGAAGAGCCGCAGGTCGTGCTTGGCGTCGTCACCCGACATCTTCGCCGCAACCGGCGAGTCGGGGCGGAAGTCGGTGATGCGGAAGCAGAGATACTCGTAGGTGTAGGTCCGCTTGGGATCGAGTTCCGCCAGCAATCGCTCGGCGCGATTGGCCTGCTCGACCTTCTTCTCGCGAGGCGCATAGCGCACCTGTTGGTCGCAAAGCTCGCGAATCGTGGAATTGATGTAATCTCGGTGCATGTTTTGAATCTCCATCCAGTTTCGCGGCGTTCCCTGCGACGTGCGCTCGCCGTGGCCCTGACTCTGTTCCTTACCCGCTCTCGTTTCTCTCTTTTCCCCTCAAGTAATACCGGCCGACTTGCCGCAGTCTTAC
This genomic interval from Pirellulales bacterium contains the following:
- a CDS encoding NIPSNAP family protein translates to MLATTLSAAETDPRVFEMRTYWAAPGKLDALHARFRDHTTKIFEKHGMTNVGYWVPLENPDNKLIYFLAYTSREAGEQAWKAFVADPEWQRAQRESEVNGKLVEKVESRFLRATDYSPAIKPSTDGNRIFELRIYTTTPGNLGALADRFRNHTMKLFAKHGMTNIAYWTVLPDQQGSGRTLVYILAHASKAAAEKSFAGFRTDPDWIAAREASEDKAGGPLTEKDGVKSLFMQATDYSPLR
- a CDS encoding DUF2760 domain-containing protein, producing the protein MGRIGLAFRLFFRVLLDAALAERLRPLLAQAAPAPAAAVAAPKIAAKPKPAPARSDALNLLAMLQREARLVDFLQEPIAGYSDEQIGAAVRDVHRDCAALLERVFALKPVREEAEGTPVELSGDFDAARYRLAGRVPEQPPFRGTLAHHGWQATRCALAEWTGTQDAALVIAPAVLEVA
- a CDS encoding lysophospholipid acyltransferase family protein: MKIRNPLAVKFAGLLATSAIRGWMSTLDYRVAYYDPAVDPVHPDCSGRKIYIFWHEYILIPLVMRGHCNLAMLLSRHRDAEILSRVAYHFGFECVRGSTRRGGAAALRELLAKSQRMNLTITPDGPKGPRRVLAPGPVYLASKLQMPLVLLGLGYDRPWRVRSWDKFAVPRPFSRARGVVSPEIQLPPDLDRDGLEHYRLQVERLLNRLTLEAEAWAESGSRKIDDSPVRREHPRPGGNAQAAYDLAPPLRMFEAA
- a CDS encoding FHA domain-containing protein, with translation MPSTGTRVKVVDLNSRNGTFIDETRIESAELRPSQRLRLGEVSFMLLEVSRPSSNALHYCICSATPNPLRSGVYRKTVGSSR
- a CDS encoding Hsp70 family protein, yielding MTAKYVVGIDLGTTNSALAYCALEADEPRVELLPVPQLVAPATVEERPLLPSFMYLGTDADAKAKNFDLPWEKKREYAVGELARRQSAEVPTRTVAAAKSWLCHSRVDRHQAILPWNAPADVPKVSPVEASRRYLAHLASAWQAAFRGAPLAEQYVVLTVPASFDPAARELTREAALAAGLPENVVLLEEPQAAVYAWLADQGDRWRKQMKVGDRLLVCDVGGGTTDFTLVGVTEESGELALERLAVGNHILVGGDNMDLALAHFAAAAFQEKGVQLDPWQSVALWHSCRNAKETLLAVDGPKKHPIAVLGRGSKLIKGTVSVEVEREAAGTLLADGFFPQCGLEDGPAPRRASGFRELGLPFESDTAITRHLAAFLRSQGEGGRAVRPTHVLFNGGVFKSTLLREQLFGVMASWFADQSPPQGMAGNQDLDYAVARGAAYYGFAKQRKAVRIRGGTARSYYVGIETAGLAIPGAPRPLRALCVVPFGMEEGTETDVASDEIGLIVGEPAQFRFFSSAVRKEDRPGTLLSSWTEAELVETDPLTATLPAGEDTEEGYAPVKFHSKITELGMFELWCQSTISDHRWKLEFSVREEGA
- the dapF gene encoding diaminopimelate epimerase → MRFTKMQGAGNDYVYVDCFVEPLPPDPAALAVAISARHFGVGGDGLILICPSNEADARMRMFNADGSESEMCGNGVRCVAKYVYDHGLSKKKTLAIETGRGVLTLDLELADGLVERVRVDMGRPILKAAEIPTSLPGDPVVRAALHVAGRDMQVTCVSMGNPHCVTYVDRLTDEWVLGIGPKIEVDPHFPRRVNAEFVEVISPGEVRMRVWERGSGETLACGTGASAVCVAGVLAGVTGRKLLAHLPGGDLELDWADNDHVYLTGPAVEVFSGEWTPHENSQPARR
- a CDS encoding sigma-70 family RNA polymerase sigma factor, which codes for MHRDYINSTIRELCDQQVRYAPREKKVEQANRAERLLAELDPKRTYTYEYLCFRITDFRPDSPVAAKMSGDDAKHDLRLFVEDVSDAANLPADAVGEKVLTVEELSQQFKVSTKTISRWRQQGLVSRRFMFDGRKRLGFLQSSVDRFVKKNEQRVSRGARFSQLSEDERMNIVERARRLARAGGQPAEVTRRLAERMGRSVETIRYTLKAFDAEHPELAVFPENSGPLSDETKRRIDQQYRRGVSVDALAKEYGRTKTSIYRILNEMRAARIMELPLDYIDNDLFRKANADAVCLGEMPEAPGPAKKGRLPTGLPPYLASLYEVSLLTREQEVYLFRKFNFLKHKASKLREELDPTRPKSGLMDQIEQLYEEAVAVKNLLIRSNLRLVVSIAKRHVGPVDNFFELVSDGNMSLMRAVEKFDFGRGNKFSTYASWAIMKNFARTIPDELRRRDRFRTSNEEMFSATEDVRTDQYEQEHAQEQREQQIGKILERLDDREQKIIISRFGLVRGQEPLTLKEVGAEMGVTKERVRQIEARALSKLRKAAQEEKIEIPGL